A genomic region of uncultured Paludibaculum sp. contains the following coding sequences:
- a CDS encoding TonB-dependent receptor: MRASIGRLVLLVLAGIATLLAQSTQSSILGNIRDSGGAVVPGAKVILVNEGSNDERVQVTDSAGDYRFSGILNGRYRVTVEAPGFKSHTTRGITLDLSQTRRVDAALEVGDVSTMITVEGVSAAHIDTETSTLAVVSTARDFADLPMSVYGRAWINVAKVAAGVQSSSGLEVNGARDTANNFTSDGISANDIVSSRQTPNGFSGDIEAFQEMKVSTANNSAEYAQVAQFAAVSKSGENSFHGGLFWGNYNSATGARAWQDTTGPAFENFNQFTAMNGGRVILPHLYDGRDRTFYFFTYGGARYRTGARYNTSVPPSSFRTGDFSSIAGALTILDPLTGQAFPGNKIPSNRISPVANAWQSLIYPTPNLAGQGALGLVNNYYTDPGAQFNADNISTRIDHKFSDKNYFFARVGLTIHNQDANPGPLLGGYGGTGDNDPGRSFVVSDTHILSPGLVNELKAGYSSTSFDYWGVNSLADAVGKIGLQGISNPGNDPALSAMPDLQINGANGFQGTSSTGYSSQTQNTYQLIDNLSWNLGNHHIKAGFDLRRYQVNDQNKPQNVTGSIAFDDQLSGFAYANFLLGLPSNVSLAVARPNAYVRSMQQGYYIQDEFKVNRRLTLTYGLRYEYQPPWVEKFNRLTSFDLKTGSVVTAGSTVPTDLVPAVAAALPIISADSAGLPTRSMMHADTANWSPRLGLAYRPFGDDKTVFRMGYGLFTSMWPGQLGLGATGGPWQSNQSWYIVNNTPSITFPNPFRSTVQGFDGVQSINAISPNFPHERTQQWNASLGRQFWKTGIDVAYVGTKAKNLPFYDNMNLPRPSTTSFDPAALRYPLFSSVGYNQTGSSSIYHGLTVKADRRIARGLTFNANYTWAKALDEVGLNGYLNAPAQNQYNRRLERADDPAIRRHTLVFFYTYELPIGHGKALLGNASGLFDKIVAGWQVAGTTLLQSGPFRSPSFSGVDPTNTNQFSGRPDRIGDGNIGGSLTDRIENHQVIFDRNAFVIPAAGRGYYGNSARSVLIGPGSMNWNLVAAKNVYLFAERARAQLRCELYNAFNHPNFNTPSTNISSSSFGLVTGAASGRRVQISARFEF; the protein is encoded by the coding sequence GTGAGAGCTTCGATTGGAAGGTTGGTCTTGTTGGTGCTCGCTGGAATCGCGACACTGCTGGCGCAGTCGACTCAAAGCAGCATTCTCGGCAACATCCGGGATTCCGGCGGAGCGGTCGTCCCGGGCGCGAAAGTCATCCTCGTCAATGAGGGGTCGAACGATGAGCGCGTCCAGGTTACAGACTCCGCCGGCGACTACCGGTTCTCCGGTATCCTCAATGGCCGCTACCGGGTCACGGTGGAAGCCCCGGGCTTCAAATCCCATACGACTCGCGGCATCACGTTGGACCTGAGTCAGACCCGCCGCGTCGACGCCGCACTTGAAGTCGGCGACGTCAGTACCATGATCACCGTCGAAGGCGTCTCGGCCGCTCACATCGACACCGAGACCTCCACGTTGGCCGTTGTCTCCACCGCCCGTGATTTCGCCGATCTGCCGATGAGCGTCTATGGCCGCGCCTGGATCAACGTGGCCAAGGTGGCGGCCGGTGTCCAATCCAGCAGCGGCCTGGAAGTCAATGGCGCCCGGGACACGGCCAACAACTTCACCTCTGACGGGATCTCCGCCAACGACATCGTCAGCAGCCGCCAAACTCCCAACGGCTTCTCGGGCGACATTGAGGCCTTCCAGGAAATGAAGGTATCCACGGCGAACAACTCCGCCGAGTATGCCCAGGTGGCCCAATTCGCCGCCGTCAGCAAGTCCGGCGAAAATAGCTTCCATGGCGGCCTGTTCTGGGGCAATTACAACTCCGCCACCGGGGCTCGGGCCTGGCAGGACACGACAGGCCCGGCCTTTGAGAACTTCAACCAGTTCACGGCCATGAATGGCGGTCGCGTCATCCTCCCGCATCTCTACGATGGACGGGATCGAACCTTCTATTTCTTCACCTACGGCGGCGCTCGCTACCGGACCGGCGCCCGGTACAATACCAGCGTCCCTCCGTCTTCCTTCCGCACCGGAGATTTCTCCTCCATCGCCGGAGCACTAACCATCCTCGACCCGCTCACCGGACAGGCCTTCCCCGGCAACAAGATTCCCTCCAACCGGATCAGCCCGGTGGCAAATGCCTGGCAATCGCTCATCTATCCCACTCCCAACCTGGCGGGGCAAGGCGCCTTGGGCCTGGTCAACAACTACTACACCGACCCCGGCGCCCAGTTCAACGCCGACAACATCTCCACCCGCATCGACCACAAGTTCTCCGACAAGAACTACTTCTTCGCCCGCGTCGGTCTCACGATTCACAACCAGGATGCCAATCCCGGTCCTCTTCTGGGCGGCTATGGCGGCACCGGCGACAATGATCCGGGCCGCAGCTTTGTCGTCTCCGACACGCACATTCTCAGCCCCGGCCTCGTGAACGAATTGAAGGCCGGCTATTCCAGCACAAGCTTCGACTATTGGGGTGTGAACAGCCTGGCCGACGCTGTGGGCAAAATCGGCCTTCAGGGCATCAGCAATCCCGGCAACGATCCCGCTCTCTCTGCCATGCCTGATCTCCAGATCAACGGAGCAAATGGCTTTCAGGGGACCTCTTCCACCGGTTACAGCTCGCAGACCCAGAATACCTATCAGCTCATAGACAACCTCTCCTGGAACCTCGGCAACCACCACATCAAGGCCGGATTCGATCTTCGCCGCTACCAGGTGAATGACCAGAATAAGCCGCAGAACGTCACCGGCTCCATCGCCTTCGACGATCAGCTCAGCGGCTTCGCCTATGCCAACTTCCTCTTGGGTCTCCCCTCGAATGTGAGTCTCGCTGTTGCCCGCCCTAACGCCTACGTCCGCAGCATGCAGCAGGGCTACTACATTCAGGACGAGTTCAAGGTAAACCGGCGCCTGACCCTCACCTACGGCCTCCGCTATGAATACCAGCCGCCCTGGGTGGAGAAATTCAACCGTCTGACCTCGTTCGATCTCAAAACCGGTAGCGTCGTCACCGCCGGCAGCACCGTCCCCACTGACCTGGTGCCTGCCGTGGCCGCGGCTCTGCCCATCATCTCCGCCGATTCAGCGGGACTACCCACCCGGAGCATGATGCATGCTGACACCGCCAACTGGAGCCCTCGCCTTGGCTTGGCTTACCGCCCCTTCGGTGACGACAAGACGGTCTTCCGGATGGGCTATGGCCTGTTCACTTCCATGTGGCCTGGACAGCTTGGCCTCGGCGCCACCGGCGGGCCCTGGCAGTCCAACCAGAGCTGGTACATCGTCAACAACACCCCCAGCATCACCTTCCCGAATCCGTTCCGCTCCACCGTGCAGGGCTTCGATGGTGTCCAGAGCATCAACGCGATCTCGCCCAACTTCCCTCACGAACGAACCCAGCAGTGGAACGCGTCCCTCGGTCGGCAGTTTTGGAAGACTGGCATTGATGTCGCGTACGTAGGAACCAAGGCGAAGAACCTGCCCTTCTACGACAACATGAACCTGCCTCGGCCCAGTACGACGTCATTTGATCCGGCAGCCTTGCGCTACCCCCTCTTCAGCAGCGTCGGTTACAACCAGACCGGCTCATCCTCCATCTACCACGGCCTGACCGTCAAAGCCGACCGTCGCATCGCCCGCGGCCTGACGTTCAACGCCAACTACACCTGGGCCAAGGCGCTGGACGAAGTCGGCCTCAACGGCTACCTGAATGCGCCGGCGCAGAACCAGTACAACCGGCGCCTGGAACGTGCGGACGATCCCGCCATCCGCCGTCACACGCTCGTCTTCTTCTACACGTACGAACTGCCAATCGGTCATGGCAAAGCCCTGCTGGGCAATGCCTCCGGTCTCTTCGATAAGATCGTGGCCGGGTGGCAGGTGGCGGGCACCACGCTGCTCCAGTCCGGGCCGTTTCGCTCCCCCAGTTTCTCCGGTGTTGACCCCACAAATACCAACCAGTTCAGCGGCCGTCCCGATCGAATCGGCGATGGCAACATTGGAGGATCTTTGACGGATCGCATCGAGAACCACCAGGTGATCTTCGACCGCAATGCGTTCGTCATTCCGGCCGCGGGCCGCGGCTACTATGGCAACTCCGCCCGCTCCGTACTGATTGGTCCGGGTTCCATGAATTGGAATTTGGTTGCCGCCAAGAATGTCTACCTTTTCGCGGAACGCGCCCGAGCTCAACTTCGCTGTGAGCTTTACAACGCATTCAACCACCCGAACTTCAACACACCGAGCACGAACATCTCCAGTTCCAGCTTCGGACTCGTGACGGGAGCCGCCTCCGGGCGACGCGTGCAGATCAGCGCTCGCTTCGAGTTCTAG
- a CDS encoding Gfo/Idh/MocA family oxidoreductase encodes MRRRDFLPLSAASLSLGAQRILGANDRVSVALIGLGGRGNDHLTEFVNMAGVDVTAICDVDPVSVEKAQGRLVAAGRRAARQFSDMRRIFDLQDVNAVSMATPNHWHALGAVWAMRSGKDVYCEKPASHDPTESRIMLEGARRHGRMLQVGTQSRSLPHKIEAVALLRSGVIGEVYAAKGICYKRRKSIGHRPDSAPPKGVDWDAFLGPAPLRPFNELRFKYNWHWFWDTGNGDLGNQGVHQMDVARWGLGLPDHHGTLRSVTATGGKLVYHDDQETPNTLVAAFEFEGRQLTFEVRGLVAERVGGLGSPRGNCIGNVFYGSDGFMELDDSAYRVYQGEDHVLVREGRDQTRSETAPHIANFLDAVKTRDHTSLHADIAIGAASADLCHFANISYRVGRKLTWAPAEHAWAGDAEANALMGRQNRPPYTWPSPL; translated from the coding sequence ATGCGACGACGTGACTTCCTTCCTCTGTCCGCGGCCTCTCTCTCCCTGGGAGCGCAGCGAATCCTAGGCGCCAACGACCGCGTGAGCGTCGCCCTTATCGGCCTGGGCGGCCGGGGCAACGACCACCTCACCGAGTTCGTCAACATGGCCGGCGTCGATGTCACGGCGATCTGCGACGTGGATCCTGTCTCCGTCGAGAAAGCACAGGGACGCCTCGTGGCAGCTGGTCGGCGCGCCGCGCGCCAGTTTAGCGACATGCGGCGCATCTTCGATCTTCAGGATGTGAACGCAGTCTCCATGGCTACCCCAAACCACTGGCACGCCCTGGGCGCTGTTTGGGCTATGCGTTCCGGCAAGGACGTCTATTGCGAAAAACCGGCAAGTCATGACCCCACGGAGAGCCGGATCATGTTGGAGGGCGCGCGCCGTCACGGCCGGATGCTCCAGGTGGGCACGCAAAGCCGGAGTCTGCCTCACAAGATCGAGGCTGTCGCACTTCTCCGCTCCGGCGTGATCGGGGAGGTATATGCCGCCAAAGGCATCTGCTACAAACGCCGCAAATCCATCGGCCACAGGCCCGACTCCGCCCCGCCGAAAGGTGTCGACTGGGATGCATTCCTCGGTCCTGCGCCCCTGCGGCCGTTCAACGAACTGCGCTTCAAGTACAACTGGCATTGGTTCTGGGACACCGGCAACGGGGATCTCGGCAACCAGGGTGTTCATCAGATGGACGTCGCGCGGTGGGGCCTGGGCCTACCGGATCATCACGGCACGCTCCGCAGTGTCACCGCCACCGGTGGGAAACTCGTCTACCACGACGATCAGGAGACGCCCAATACCCTTGTAGCGGCCTTTGAATTCGAAGGCAGGCAGCTCACGTTTGAAGTTCGCGGATTGGTTGCCGAACGCGTGGGCGGCCTCGGCTCGCCGCGCGGCAACTGCATCGGAAACGTGTTCTACGGCTCCGACGGCTTCATGGAACTCGACGACTCCGCCTATCGCGTCTATCAGGGCGAGGATCACGTCCTCGTTCGAGAAGGCCGCGATCAAACACGGTCCGAGACTGCTCCGCATATCGCGAATTTCCTCGATGCGGTGAAGACCCGCGATCACACCTCGCTCCATGCCGACATTGCCATCGGGGCGGCCTCGGCGGACCTGTGCCATTTCGCGAACATCAGCTACAGGGTTGGCCGGAAGCTCACCTGGGCCCCCGCCGAGCATGCGTGGGCCGGTGACGCCGAGGCCAATGCATTGATGGGGCGCCAAAACCGGCCACCATACACCTGGCCCAGCCCTCTGTAG
- a CDS encoding dihydrodipicolinate synthase family protein → MEWRTALHRGLMIPAHPLALSPCRVLDERRQRALTRYYLAAGAGGIAVGVHTTQFAIRDAKVGLYSPVLELAMEEMRASPTVRIAGVCGGTAQAVQEAGIARQLGYHCGLVSLGALRDATVPQLVDHIRAVGEILPVFAFYLQPAVGGRVLPLDFWRAVASIESVVAVKVAPFNRYQTLDVLRAVAGSGRSAEIALYTGNDDHILLDLLTTAEIDGVRLRFAGGLLGHWLVWTQKAREIFDHVRLVAESGEPVPSELLTLAQQVTDANAALFDAANGFRGCIAGLHEILRRQGLLAGRTCLDPEEDLSSGQLGEIDRVCSSYPHLADDGFVRQHLDEWFGN, encoded by the coding sequence ATGGAATGGCGCACCGCCCTCCACCGGGGATTGATGATTCCCGCCCACCCGCTGGCGCTGTCGCCGTGCCGAGTTTTGGACGAACGCAGGCAACGTGCCCTGACTCGCTATTACCTTGCCGCCGGAGCCGGCGGAATAGCCGTCGGAGTCCACACCACGCAGTTTGCGATACGCGACGCAAAGGTCGGCCTGTATTCGCCCGTGCTGGAACTGGCCATGGAGGAGATGAGGGCGTCTCCCACGGTCAGAATTGCCGGTGTTTGCGGCGGCACCGCCCAAGCGGTTCAGGAAGCCGGAATCGCGCGGCAACTGGGCTATCACTGCGGACTGGTGAGTTTGGGCGCGTTGCGGGACGCCACTGTGCCCCAACTCGTGGACCACATCCGGGCTGTCGGTGAGATTCTGCCGGTTTTCGCCTTCTATCTGCAGCCTGCCGTCGGCGGCAGGGTCTTGCCGCTCGACTTCTGGCGGGCCGTCGCTTCCATCGAATCCGTAGTCGCCGTCAAGGTGGCTCCTTTCAATCGCTACCAGACACTCGACGTCCTGCGGGCCGTCGCTGGTTCTGGGCGGAGTGCGGAGATCGCCCTCTACACTGGCAACGACGACCACATCCTTTTGGACCTTCTCACTACGGCGGAGATCGACGGCGTCCGTCTGCGCTTTGCCGGTGGCCTGCTGGGGCACTGGTTGGTTTGGACACAAAAAGCCCGGGAGATCTTCGATCATGTTCGCCTCGTTGCTGAGAGCGGTGAACCGGTCCCGTCGGAGCTGCTGACGCTCGCCCAGCAGGTGACCGACGCCAATGCGGCCCTGTTCGACGCCGCGAACGGATTCCGCGGCTGTATAGCGGGCCTGCACGAAATCCTCCGACGTCAGGGCTTGCTGGCCGGGCGGACCTGTCTGGATCCGGAAGAGGACCTCTCCTCCGGCCAACTCGGCGAGATCGACCGGGTCTGTTCCAGCTATCCGCATTTGGCGGACGACGGCTTTGTTCGCCAGCACCTGGACGAGTGGTTCGGCAACTGA
- a CDS encoding NAD(P)-dependent oxidoreductase, whose protein sequence is MRDLDGDLLILGVGGKMGPTLARLARRAADEAGVQKRILGVARFSDPAVAAELSASGVEVIQADLLQQDALASLPSVRNVIFMAARKFGTAGQEGATWAINSYLPGLVAQRFCSSRIVAFSTGNVYPLTPIATGGCSEQHPLGPVGEYAQSALARERMFEYFSEVHGTLVTLLRLNYAVDLRYGVLPDIARKVYEGRPVDLTTGAVNAIWQRDANSVCLRSLALADSPPRVLNVTGPETISVAWVARQFGELFQREPQLQGEEASTALLSNASLCHAHFGYPSLPLQTLVEYTAAWIAAGGRSLHRPTHFEQRQGRY, encoded by the coding sequence ATGCGCGATCTGGACGGTGACCTGCTCATTCTTGGAGTCGGCGGAAAGATGGGGCCCACTCTGGCTCGACTCGCCCGCCGCGCGGCTGATGAGGCTGGAGTCCAGAAACGGATCCTGGGTGTCGCCAGGTTTTCCGATCCGGCGGTGGCTGCCGAGTTGAGCGCCTCCGGCGTAGAGGTCATCCAGGCGGATCTGCTTCAGCAGGACGCCCTTGCCTCCTTGCCCTCCGTCCGGAACGTCATCTTTATGGCGGCTCGCAAGTTCGGCACCGCCGGGCAGGAGGGCGCCACCTGGGCGATCAACAGCTATCTGCCCGGACTCGTAGCTCAGCGCTTCTGCAGTTCGCGCATCGTCGCCTTCTCCACCGGCAACGTCTACCCGCTGACCCCCATAGCCACGGGCGGATGCAGCGAGCAGCACCCTCTGGGCCCTGTGGGCGAATACGCACAGTCCGCATTAGCGCGTGAGCGAATGTTCGAGTACTTCTCTGAGGTGCATGGCACCCTGGTGACCCTGCTTCGCCTGAACTATGCGGTGGACCTGCGCTATGGAGTCCTTCCTGACATCGCACGCAAGGTGTATGAGGGGCGACCGGTGGACCTGACCACTGGCGCGGTGAATGCGATCTGGCAGCGGGATGCAAACAGTGTGTGCCTGCGATCTCTCGCGCTCGCAGACAGTCCGCCCCGCGTGCTCAATGTCACCGGGCCGGAGACCATCTCTGTAGCCTGGGTGGCGCGGCAGTTCGGCGAACTCTTTCAGCGCGAGCCTCAGCTGCAAGGAGAAGAAGCGTCCACTGCCCTGCTCAGCAATGCCTCGCTGTGCCACGCGCACTTCGGCTATCCGTCTCTCCCACTCCAGACATTGGTCGAGTACACCGCTGCCTGGATCGCCGCCGGCGGACGCTCCCTCCATCGCCCCACTCATTTCGAGCAGAGGCAGGGACGGTATTGA
- a CDS encoding carbohydrate-binding family 9-like protein codes for MDSASSNAFRSLYAQGTDRLTADAADPFWLAAPPLSVDQSPFGESLRSLATIVRSRWTGQHLYVLFECAFQKLHLRPEPRRDRKTWELWNWDVVELFLGDDWAHIERYKEFELSPQGEWLDVAIDRTPPDLERNRHWSSGFLTEARIDASGRSWNGAMRIPFASITTGPVVAGKIFRANVYRMEGPPEARTFLAWKATGSESFHVPAAFGILELII; via the coding sequence ATGGATAGCGCTTCCAGCAATGCGTTTCGCAGCCTTTACGCGCAGGGGACAGATCGGCTCACTGCCGATGCCGCTGATCCGTTCTGGTTGGCCGCGCCGCCCCTGAGCGTGGATCAGAGCCCTTTCGGCGAGAGTTTGCGATCACTGGCAACGATCGTTCGCTCGCGTTGGACCGGGCAACATCTATATGTGCTCTTCGAATGCGCCTTCCAAAAGCTCCACCTGAGACCGGAGCCGCGCAGGGACCGGAAGACCTGGGAACTTTGGAACTGGGATGTGGTGGAGCTGTTCCTTGGTGACGACTGGGCGCATATCGAACGCTACAAGGAATTCGAGCTCTCGCCGCAGGGCGAATGGCTGGACGTCGCAATCGACCGCACGCCTCCGGACCTCGAGCGCAACCGGCACTGGTCGTCCGGCTTCCTCACGGAAGCCAGAATCGACGCTTCCGGAAGGAGTTGGAACGGGGCCATGAGGATTCCGTTCGCGTCCATCACCACGGGCCCGGTGGTTGCCGGTAAGATCTTTCGGGCCAATGTGTATCGTATGGAAGGACCGCCCGAGGCTCGGACGTTTTTGGCGTGGAAGGCGACGGGCAGCGAGAGCTTCCATGTGCCGGCCGCCTTCGGAATCCTGGAACTGATCATATGA
- a CDS encoding CocE/NonD family hydrolase has product MTRRGLLTFLASLRTAVRPPAAFAASFDDVPARLRNPKELSEQFDQYLQRKAAEITDNSLRNLSSLADWQKLRPTIRAQVLSMLGLDPLPPRTPLNARTTGALEREGYRVEKVVFESMPRLYVTANLYLPKATGRVPVVLYLCGHNPSPAGAKYGYQHHGVWLARHGFAALLVDTIEFAEVPGIHHGLYNLEMWHWLSLGYTPAGPEVWNGMRAIDYLATRPEVDIAKLGVTGISGGGIVSWYLPAVDERVQAVASVCGSWTAKTQLSLNAVKENCDCVYLPNRFRLDLPAIGALIAPRPFKILGALRDEMFPTAGYQDAYRRVGAIYDLHGARDRVALYEHDAPHQDIPAFRKEADEWLSLWLRKDHTPFDEGTIQRESPDALTVLDRLPSNAVNDHVDRVFLRPPGTAAPQSLASWKRRRSVLADTLRLETFAAFPPSAPPADPVQTPVQEWTARYGEAYRIEFTTEPGLRLTGHHYVPRGAKVTKTLLWLEGDDDLIDPINHDRILPALGRCRVLVLQPRGVGHGLDRQRLTTIKRSAAILGATLESMQVWDVMRAVDQLIAMQPAPAQSITLFARQGMGVPAIYAAAYDERIARVVLEDPPATHWHGPAMMNILRTTDLAEVAAMIAPRPLVFLTRPASQYDQTRAVYRLYGREPVFRIAGGLSEALELP; this is encoded by the coding sequence ATGACCCGACGAGGTCTTCTCACGTTTCTGGCATCGTTGCGCACGGCGGTGCGTCCACCCGCAGCGTTCGCCGCTTCCTTCGACGACGTCCCTGCCCGGCTTCGCAATCCGAAGGAGTTGAGCGAGCAGTTCGATCAGTACCTCCAGCGGAAGGCAGCAGAGATCACGGACAACTCCCTGCGGAACCTCTCCTCCCTGGCAGACTGGCAGAAACTGCGCCCCACCATCCGGGCGCAGGTGCTCTCCATGCTTGGGCTGGACCCGCTGCCGCCCCGGACGCCACTGAACGCTCGCACAACGGGCGCTCTGGAGCGCGAGGGGTACCGCGTGGAGAAGGTCGTCTTCGAAAGCATGCCCCGGCTGTACGTGACGGCCAACCTCTACCTGCCCAAGGCGACAGGGCGGGTCCCGGTGGTTCTCTATCTCTGCGGCCACAACCCATCGCCGGCCGGCGCCAAGTATGGATACCAACATCACGGAGTCTGGCTGGCCCGGCATGGCTTCGCGGCGCTATTGGTCGACACGATTGAGTTCGCGGAAGTGCCTGGCATCCATCATGGCCTGTACAACCTGGAGATGTGGCACTGGCTGTCGCTGGGCTACACGCCGGCGGGCCCGGAGGTATGGAATGGAATGCGGGCGATCGACTACCTGGCTACGCGGCCGGAAGTGGATATTGCCAAGCTCGGCGTGACCGGAATTTCGGGTGGAGGGATAGTCTCCTGGTACCTGCCGGCCGTGGACGAGCGGGTCCAGGCCGTGGCTTCAGTGTGTGGATCCTGGACGGCGAAAACGCAGCTGTCGCTGAATGCGGTGAAAGAGAACTGCGACTGCGTCTACCTTCCCAACCGGTTCCGGCTCGATCTGCCGGCGATTGGAGCCCTGATCGCGCCGCGGCCCTTCAAGATTCTGGGCGCCCTCCGCGACGAGATGTTCCCCACAGCGGGCTACCAGGACGCGTACCGGCGTGTCGGGGCCATCTACGATCTCCATGGAGCCAGAGATCGCGTGGCTCTCTACGAACACGATGCTCCGCATCAGGACATCCCGGCGTTCCGCAAGGAAGCGGATGAGTGGCTCAGTCTCTGGCTGCGCAAGGACCACACTCCGTTCGACGAAGGCACCATCCAGCGCGAGTCCCCTGATGCATTGACGGTCCTTGACCGCCTCCCCTCGAATGCGGTGAACGATCACGTGGACCGCGTCTTTTTGCGTCCGCCTGGCACTGCGGCACCTCAGTCACTCGCCAGTTGGAAGCGTCGCCGGTCGGTTCTGGCAGACACGCTGCGGCTCGAAACCTTCGCCGCGTTCCCGCCGTCGGCGCCGCCCGCCGATCCGGTGCAAACTCCTGTCCAGGAGTGGACCGCCCGCTATGGCGAGGCGTACCGCATCGAGTTCACTACGGAACCGGGGCTGCGCCTCACCGGACATCACTATGTTCCGCGCGGGGCGAAGGTGACGAAGACCCTGCTGTGGCTGGAGGGCGATGACGACCTGATCGATCCGATCAATCACGATCGAATCCTGCCGGCTCTGGGACGGTGCCGGGTGCTGGTGCTGCAACCTCGAGGCGTCGGCCATGGCCTGGATCGGCAACGCCTGACGACCATCAAACGGAGCGCGGCCATTCTAGGTGCGACTCTCGAATCGATGCAGGTTTGGGATGTGATGCGAGCCGTGGACCAACTCATCGCGATGCAACCGGCGCCGGCGCAGTCCATCACGCTGTTCGCGAGACAGGGGATGGGGGTGCCGGCCATTTACGCGGCGGCGTACGATGAGCGCATCGCGCGAGTAGTTCTGGAGGATCCACCGGCGACCCACTGGCACGGACCGGCCATGATGAACATTCTCCGCACGACCGACCTGGCCGAAGTGGCTGCCATGATTGCGCCTCGCCCGCTGGTCTTTCTCACGCGCCCGGCCTCGCAATATGACCAGACGCGTGCCGTCTACCGTCTTTACGGACGCGAGCCGGTCTTTCGCATCGCCGGCGGGCTCAGCGAGGCGTTGGAGCTACCATGA